In Gracilinanus agilis isolate LMUSP501 chromosome 1, AgileGrace, whole genome shotgun sequence, the sequence GGAGTATTATAATATTAATCCACTTATGCTAATAGTATTTAATTATCCTAaaatcacaattatgattactgcTAACATTAAAGTCTAATCCTCATAAAAGGGAGTAGGGGATTTCTCACTCACACCATACCCACAGAGGCATCTTAGTagaccataaaaaaaaaaaaatgaataatggtGGTCAGAaaaatttggggaatggctaacttctgtgaaattaactatttttccttttttttttttaaaggaaatggctCTGAAGGTTAAATGAAGCCAAGAAAACATATGAACAGCGTATTGCTACATATTTTGGGAAGAGCATATCAGAAAGTAATTGGTCAACTGTTTTTGGTAACCAGTCATAATGAAGAAAATCAGTCTTAAGACCTTTCGGAAGTCTTTCAACTTGAATAAAAGTAAAGAAGAGAATGATTTTGTGGTGGTTCAACAACCATCACTAACCACTGACTTTGGAAAAGATGATTCCTTGTTTAGTAGCTGCTATGGTAAAGATTTGGCCAGCTGTGAAATTAACAGTGAAGatgagaaaagtggaaaaaatagaTCCAAAAGTGAAAGCTTAATGGGTACATTAAAAAGGCGACTTTcagcaaaacaaaagcaaaaaggcaAGGGCAGCCCACCATCTGTGAACTCAGCAGATGAGGACACCTTCTCCTCTTCATCAGCTCCAATAGTCTTTAAAGATGTAAGAGCTCAAAGACCATTAAGGTCAACATCCCTTCGTAATCATCACTATAGTCCTACTCCATGGCCTCTTCGTCCTACAAACTCAGAGGAGACCTGTATCAAGATGGAAGTAAGAGTCAAGGCTTTGGTTCACTCCTCCAATCCAAGCCCAGCACTGAATGGTGTTCGAAAAGATTTTCATGATTTGCAGTCTGACAGTGTGTTCCAAGAACAAAACAGTGCATTAAAAAGTACAGAATCTCAAAATGGAGACCTGCATCTTCACATCGATGAACATGTGCCTGTAGTTATTGGACTTATGCCTCAGGACTACATTCAGTATACTGTGCCTTTAGATGAGGGAATGTATCCTTTGGAAGGATCACGTAGTTATTGTCTGGACAGTTCTTCTCCCATGGAAGTGTCAACCGTTCCTTCTCAGGTAGGAAGGAACTCCTTCCATGAGGATGAGAGCCAGGTAGATCAGGACATAGTAGTTGCCCCAGATATCTTCGTGGATCAGGCAGTTAACGGCTTGTTGATTGGCACCACGGGAGTCATGTTGCAAAGCCCAAGAGTGAATCATAGTGATGTCCCTCCACTCTCACCATTGCTACCTCCAATGCAGAATAATCAAATCCAAAGGAACTTTAGTGGACTGAATGGCACAGATACACATGTGTCTGAAAGTATGCGTTGCCATTTGAATTTTGATCCTAACACTGCTCCTGGAGTTGGAAGAGTTTACGACTCTGTACAAAATAGTGGCCCTATGGTTGTGACAAGTCTTACAGAGGAACTGAAAAAACTTGCAAAACAAGGATGGTACTGGGGACCAATTACACGTTGGGAGGCAGAAGGAAAGTTGGCAAATGTGCCTGATGGTTCTTTTCTTGTTCGTGATAGTTCTGATGACCGTTACCTTTTAAGCTTGAGCTTTCGCTCCCATGGTAAAACACTTCACACTAGAATTGAACACTCAAATGGTAGGTTTAGCTTTTATGAACAACCAGATGTGGAAGGGCATACTTCTATAGTTGATCTAATTGAACATTCAATCAGGGACTCTGAAAATGGAGCTTTTTGCTATTCGCGGTCTCGGTTGCCTGGATCTGCAACCTACCCTGTCAGACTGACCAATCCTGTATCACGGTTCATGCAGGTGCGTTCATTGCAGTACCTATGTCGTTTTGTAATACGTCAGTACACCAGAATAGACTTGATTCAAAAACTGCCTTTGCCAAACAAAATGAAGGATTATTTACAAGAAAAGCACTACTGAAAGCTTATGGGAATCTTGCATCTTGCACTTTGGGaacaagaaaaagagattgaaataCAGTTTACAAACTTTCATTGCTATCAAAATCTTTTGCTGCCATAACTATTTCAGTTTTATGTGTAAACAAGAgtatgaatttgttttgtttgggtaTGGGGAGGTGTTGGCAAGGTgtcttagatttattttttttcttttaaaaggaaatatcttGAGATTATTAGAAGTGTGAGATCTTTCATCAATGTGCAGAATAATCACAATGTGAATTATCAGATTATCCTTAGTTTCCCCCAAATCCTTTGCTGCTATCCACTgtgatttttatgcattaaaaaagcACATTTCATGTGTATTCAACCATAAGTAAAGTTGAATGAAACTTGTtacttgtctttttaaaatgacCCATTTTCAAAAGATAGTCTTCAAGAAAccagtaaaaaatgaaaattggtatCTCATATCTTATATTCTTAAAAAGTACTCTTAATTTGGaatgtataaaattatataagtTTTAGATAAATGAAACCTAGATAATAATGCAGCATTATCTTTTGAAACAGtcatttttttgttaattatctctgagttttatttgtcttttggTTCCAAAAAGTTGAATACTTAATTGCTTCCATCTTAAACTTATggtttgcctattttgtcaaaaatggcattccttttaaaaatcttgaaaaatatttaattactaATACAGGACATGCAGACTCTCCTTACTTAAACATGGGCACAAATTGGCATAACATAAACTTCACCATGAAAGTAGatctattaaatgaagaaatACTCCATGATAATAGATTACATAGTATATTCTTTGCTGGCATCCATTTTTGTTACCTACATTGGCCTCCGATaagaatgttttatatataatttaatttgtttgacattttcttggtcAGAACTTGATTATACCAATTTTTCTTGTTAATTTACATTCTATTTCAACTctaaaactgataaaaaaaaatttaatgtaccATTTTGTATTTAGagtgatattttttcacatgtaattgtGGAAAGGTGCTTGATTTACATGGAATTTCATTAAATGATAAACTCTGTGGGAAGTGTGGAGTGTATGTATTTTAAGAATTAGCAAGCCCATGTCAGGAGTACTGAGGTCCTAATGCTTCcccatttttatttccatttggaAACTGATTTGTAAATTCGGCAATCTGAGCTCAAAGAATATAAGTAGCATGTGGTaataagtcaattttttttctcatggacCCTATACTACTCTGATATGAAATTATACATTTCGTTTAAAGACCAGAACTTAATTATTTTAAGTAGTTATGTTTTACTTTCATAGATGCTTTAATGTCCAATTCATAGCAAAtcaaaaatttttcattattctgaATCAGTAATGATGaggatttctttccctttcaaccCTTCTTCCTTCAATTTGTAATGTCTTTTGTTTCATCATTACTTGGTGTTATAATGCACTGTTCTGGTATTGCTTAGAATAAACttcttttccaagttaaaaagctttaaaggaaaacaattcattATCAGATAAAGACTTGGAgactttttccttgttattaagctgtcatttttcttcttattcccaTTTACTTGTAGAACTTACTGACTTTGTCAATCAGATCTGTTTATTGTAAGCTTCATCctgattttttctttgcttttggaGAATCAGAACTGGCAAAGATTTTACCCAGAAAAGGCACCCATGCTATTAGGCTTTTacttggagggagagaaagatagtATTTCATTTTTGTGGTATTGTACCTTGTTGGGAAGAAGCCTccttaatttttactttaaattgtttttcactTACCAAAATGGAATTGATTGTAATTCAGATATTCATTGTTAGCCATTGGAATTAAGAATGACAAAATGATATAAATGCAAAATACTATTATGGCAGATTGTTTTCTCCCCAGGGGCCTGGTTTTTAAACATCACATTTTAATTGATGCAAAAGGCCAGGTGCTAAGTTCCTGTTGATGATTGGCTTTACTGAAGAGCTAATGCAGAGAAATTCTTTTTAGAGAAATATTGACAATGCCTTCCtcttaaataaacattttcacaTCTTGCCACAAAGCTTCTAGTTTATTAGACCCCCTCAGCAGATGTGCCCAGTAACTTTTAGACCACTCTTGTATTTTAATTTGGTTACAtggaataattttgatcatagtCTAAAGTCTGCATTTTGAAatgatttcatattattttactCTGTTAAAGATCTGGTcattgaattttgaattcagtGTTGTTGTTTTGGCTTGGTTTACTATAGTCCTCTTTTGTGTTTTTTGGAGAACAAGTAGTAATAGTCTTCTGATTCATATTGCCACTTGTTGATGTGCTTTCACATGTGTCcttaatataaaagaatatttttaaaagtagttttatCCTTAAAGCTGACCTAATTTGAAATTACTGTAACCTGCCCTCAAAATTAAAAACATGTGCCAAGAAATTAATGTGTAATCATAAACATTATGAAGATGAGTGCATTGCAGCTATTCAGTCATTGTAGTTTGAGGTAGCACAATATAACTAAGAAGGTTGTGTCTGTGATGCTAAATAAAGGAGGCTGGTTGAAAATGGTAAGGTAAAGCCATCAGTCACCTAATGACTGGGTTTGCATGCTGCCATTACACCCACACCCCACACCCCTCGCCCCCAGCCTAGGTTGACTGACTTTTAGAGGACTGTATTAAATGATGACTTGTGTTTCATATAAGCATAGTCCAAATCTACACCAACAAAACCTTTGCTCATAAGCAGGAATTAGTAAATGGGAAAGTTGTGTCAGCTTTTGCCAgtaataaaaaatgaggaaaagtgtATCTTTACAAAACATTTAACATGTTAAATGACAAAAGCTATTTTCAGACTTACATTACATTACTATGTAATATGAAGAATAACAGAATGCCATTTAAAGTACTTGAAAATGTCTCTGAAAACAAATAAACTACAAAGGGTAAAATTGTTCTCATTCTGGTGCAATACTCTTAAAGTTTGGAAGGCAAACTCTTGGGttaggaaattattattattaaaagaaaaataattttgatctaGAATTTTTGAACCAGCCATTTACATCAACCATCTTGCTCTTAAAGAAAACAATGTGCCAAAAGGCTAACTTATTGGAATgtgatgaataaatataaattacacATAAAACATTACTTTATAATTGCTGAGCCAGTATTATTAAAACAGGATGGAAATTAGTAAAGTCTTAAGTAGGGAATGAATATGCAATGTCTTGATTTTGCTGGTGCCACAAAagtctaaatatttttcttaagatCACTGCTTTCAGAAataccaattttaaaatattgtatatttCATAGTTTTCATAATAAGAGATATTACTTTATGACTGAttcagaagaataatttttattttaatcctaACTGCATTTCATAGTATGTGAATTATGAATTTGAAAATGGAATTACACTACCAGCAATAGATAGTATTGTTGAATACACTAATAAGGAACAATCCCTTGTTCCAGGAATAACTTTTAAATCCTAAACTAAAATCATTGGTACGGTAGTAATCGCAAATTTGGtttcttttaatacttttttaatcCTGTAAAGAATGTTTTTATAAACATCCTTTTTATTAATAGTTAATCATAACATGGGAAAATGTTGTGTAGTTGCTGTATCCGAAAAGTGTTCCAGACTCTACACCCACAGATCATGAAAAATTCTTATAGAATTTTGTATTAAGTATACATGTTGGGTTGAAGAAATTTTATAGTGGTGATGGAGTGCCATGAAATTAATACTTGCAATCCAGATTGCTGTAGTTTACACTTTTCTGTATGTTTCAATTCAGGTGTGTACCATTTGTACTAAGCACACCACAGAATGAGAATTATCCAAAGTCCATTGATTTTAATATGTGTTTTGGTTTGTAAACAAAATTATAGTAATTTCTTGCacatttttggaaaataattgtATAAGAACTTATGTATCTGCTTCTAGATACAATgtgtaaataaaaatttcattcacaAAATAGTCTGCTTAGTATTTAATAATCTGAATGAAgtaaattttgaatttaatttgtgTGATGGCTCAAGTTATTCTGAATGTGTCCTGATCAGGAAACTTACAGTCAGGAGATGATATTTAATCaactatgtttttatttattaatttgtatagaaaaataaattagctaATTATGGCAGCTGGATGACTTAgtgcagtgatgggtaaactacggcctatgggccagatgcagccccctgaaatgttctatccagtcacatgacattattcctaatctgacgaatacaatgagtaggatatgatacaatgaaactttgaaagggttgccttagaaacagactgacagatgagcatttcctttcctttggccccctctttgaaaagtttgcccatcattgacttagtggatagagcactttgtctggagtcagaaagacctcaattcaaacacttcctcagacactcactatctctatgacccttgacaagtcacttaatctctgtaaTACTGGAGAAGGACAaggcaaactactctggtatctttgccaaataaaACCCATGTGCAATATTGGCATGCAGTGTTCTACGTGGTCACTAAGTTAGATACAGCTGAACAATAACAAAgcttattattgctttttttcataattatgtattttttaaacctttagatttcatcttagaatgaatactaagtattggttctaaggcagaagagtggtaacagatAAACAActcgggttaagtgacttgcccagggtcacacagctcaaaagtatctgaaggcagatttgaacccaggctctcctctagtcctggttctctactcactgagccacctggcttctCTCcctataattacattttaaattgaactttaaaacattttgttgCCTCTTATTTattggaaaaggagaaataaattgaaaatatttttggaaaaggaaaattttattcactgaaataagaaaaaaattgttttttttttaggaaacttTCAGAATATAAGGATGAAAAAGAGTTGGGAATCAATTGAACTTGCTCTTATAACTTTATGGCTTCCTCCACTGCTGCCTCATTAAGTGAAGAGCGAACATAaaagaaatagcaagatttggtttttaaaacatCTATGTAGCAAAATCCTCACTGATTAATTGAGGAAAAGACAAAATGGATGCTAGCCTGAATGAATTACAGGACACTGAAATACAATCTATTACTTTCAAGTTGTTTAATTATTTCTGACCCTTTtggaccccatttggaattttcttggcaaaaatattcaaatggtttgccatttccttctctagtccatTTTATACTTAGTTGTGAAAGTAATGCTCCCACATGGTTATACAGGAAATAGTGAGGTTGAGATTAGAACCCAAATCATGTAACTATAAGTCCTCTATAGCAGGAATTCTTAAATTGAGGGCTATAAActacttatttttctatttttagtataattgatatatgtatatatagaaatatgataaatatattataaatacgcATTTTATGTATTTAGTCAAGCATATTATGTGCCATGCATAGTGCTATGTCCTAGGACtgtgatggtgagcctatggcatgtGTGTTAAGGATAGCATGCAGAGACCTTTCTGTGTGCATGTAGGGCCGTCCCCTGCAGAGTTGCTCCCTTCCCTCCACCAGGCTTCCTCTGAGCAGAGCACTCTGGCTACACCCCTCCATATCTCCTGTCCCTGTCTGGGATGAAGGGCTGGGGAGAGGGGTTTCTCCTCTCCCTAAAAGACATCCATTTCTTTCCCTGCCAGCTTCCAGTCTAGGGGATgactctgcccccccccccaaggataACTGCTCCCTCTGCCCCTACTCCCACCCCCACATGGGTTGCAGCCACAGGGAGGCTGGCTGCAGGAGGCGGCTTCCCCAGGTACGAGATGGCTGGGGGCTTGTCCCTTGCCCCAAACAGAGTGGGGGGCACTGGGTCTCTGAGCCACCTACCCCCTAGCCTTGCCCCACCTTCCCAGCCCATTGCCCAGCAGCAACCCTGTTCAGCCAGCCCCAGCCCACCTGCCCAGCAGCAGCCCTGTTTGGCCAGCCCCTGCCTCCAATACAGGGGCAGAACACTGCATGCAGTCTCGGGGTGGGTGGTGGAGCACAGCACAGGGTCCCTAAAAGGATCATCATCACTGTCCcaggaataggaaaaaaaggcaaaagatagtctttgccctTGGAGAGCTGACAATGCTGTAGTGAAGAGatgaacatgaaaacaaatatacataaagcatcacatgcaggataaataggagataacagaggaaaggcacagGGATTAGGAAAGGCATCTTGTGGAAGGAAGATGGCATTTTAGCTTGAATTTGAAGCCAGGGTATCTGGGGGGAGAGAGCATTCCACACAAGGGGGACAGCTATAGAAATCCCTGGAGTGGAGAGATCAAGTGTCTTGttcaagaaacagcaagaaggtcAGGGTCACTGAATCTTCAGGCCCATGGTACTGTAAGCGCCAATATTGCATAAATCAAAAGTCTTAGGGGTGAATCAAACGTTTGCATGCTATAGTGGGTTTGAATCttactccttttctcttcctttctgcttcCTGTCCGGGAGCTAGTTTACAAAGCAGGGCCCCTGGCTCACTTAGCTCTACTGTGCCTTACCAATACCTTGATTTGCTAATAGAATCAGTTAAACGAATATTACTCTCTActgaaaataagtaaatacaataaataaatacacagacTGCCAGGGCCCAAAGGGAGTGATGGGGTGATTAGGTTAACTGACAACACAAACACAAGGGAATCACACCTACTTCCCACAAATACAGGACAGTGCTGGGGAATGAGTGGTGACAGGACTGAGAATGACAGTTGCAACCAACAGTCTTCCTAACTTAAACCAGGGTTCAACTACACAGATAGCGGGTCCTTTTGGTTGTAGAGAAGGAACCAAACAGGAAGTAACAAAAATAGTTTAATGAAGGTAGAGAAGGAAGGTGGGAGAGGTTTAGACTAATACAAAAGGGCTCAGCCAACTGTCAGTTAGAAGGAATGAACTAACTTCACTGACTGACACAGACAGACAGTGGCTAGAAACAGGAGTGGCTGCAGTGGGCTATGGAAACAAAGGGGATTTCTCATGCTCCTGGAGATGCTGCTGCATGCTGAATTCACGATGACACCAGTAACTGGATAAATCCTTGGTCAGCTAGTAATCCACAAAACTGAAGTTAGAGGTACCCTGTAATTGGTCCACCCAATCACAGTGACTTGTCCTCCCCTCAATCTAGGTACTTGATAGATGTTAACCCAAGATCTCCAAAGTTTAGGGTACAAAACAGTTAATGGGATCCCAGTGGTCAAGCTACTTGCTTCTGCACTTGGCAGTTCCCAACAACCAACTCCTCCAGCTCATGCTGCATTCCACAGAGAATGTCCATGTCTCCCAGCAAAGATCTTGTCTCCTGCTGCCTGTGCATTGCTATATATATCTTTCTACCTCTCTTTATATTTGCCCATAATACcacccattctttctttcttttttttttaaacctttaacttctgtgtattgtctcataggtggaagagtggtaagggtgggcagtgggggtcaagtgacttgcccagggtcacacagctgggaagcgtctgaggccggatttgaacctaggacctcccgtctctaggcctgactctcaatccactgagctacccagctgccccctcacccatTCTTTCTCATCACCAGacctcatctattttttttttttgtgaagataCAAGCCATTCACTGTGGCCTCTATGTTGGATTATTGCTCAGACTCCTTTACATGATGCCccattcttttctccttgatTCCAGTCTGGACAAAGATGTTGTTCTTTGTTATGCCAAGTTCAGTCTCTCTGATAGTGCTCTTAATTGTAGTTTAGCCTTTCTTATCAACCTCTTAATTTATTTAGATCTTTTCCTTGCAGACATTCCCATCAccctcatccttaaaaaacctttacttccATAAGCTATCACTCTCTATATACCCACATTCACAGCCTAGTTTCTATAAAAAGTCAGTTTCTTCAGctctactttctcttcttcctcatattATCATGCTTTGTTTTCTGTCTTACTCCACTCTATCAAAACGGTTCCCTCCAAATTTACTAGTGATATTAATTGCTATATCCAGTACTTTTAACAATCCTCTTCCTCCATGGGTACTTCAGTTTTCATGAATCTTCCTCATCTTTGTTCTCCTGTCATTCTGTTCCTCATCCTCCTTTCTGGGATTGTGCTCTGGATTTAAGCCTGGGTATCCCTTGAAGTTCTGTTCTGGGCCCTTTTTGCTTTCTAAATGTTGTCACT encodes:
- the SOCS6 gene encoding suppressor of cytokine signaling 6, whose product is MKKISLKTFRKSFNLNKSKEENDFVVVQQPSLTTDFGKDDSLFSSCYGKDLASCEINSEDEKSGKNRSKSESLMGTLKRRLSAKQKQKGKGSPPSVNSADEDTFSSSSAPIVFKDVRAQRPLRSTSLRNHHYSPTPWPLRPTNSEETCIKMEVRVKALVHSSNPSPALNGVRKDFHDLQSDSVFQEQNSALKSTESQNGDLHLHIDEHVPVVIGLMPQDYIQYTVPLDEGMYPLEGSRSYCLDSSSPMEVSTVPSQVGRNSFHEDESQVDQDIVVAPDIFVDQAVNGLLIGTTGVMLQSPRVNHSDVPPLSPLLPPMQNNQIQRNFSGLNGTDTHVSESMRCHLNFDPNTAPGVGRVYDSVQNSGPMVVTSLTEELKKLAKQGWYWGPITRWEAEGKLANVPDGSFLVRDSSDDRYLLSLSFRSHGKTLHTRIEHSNGRFSFYEQPDVEGHTSIVDLIEHSIRDSENGAFCYSRSRLPGSATYPVRLTNPVSRFMQVRSLQYLCRFVIRQYTRIDLIQKLPLPNKMKDYLQEKHY